One genomic segment of Caldimonas brevitalea includes these proteins:
- a CDS encoding putative quinol monooxygenase, whose translation MIVLMGHAHLDPSDVNEFVADVQAIIPSTRAAEGCLFYAVALDDASAGRTLIVERWQDQESLTAHLDSPRVSNLLQKWMNRVRVDVSKFDASNERTLLDL comes from the coding sequence ATGATCGTACTAATGGGCCACGCTCACCTCGATCCCTCAGACGTGAATGAGTTCGTTGCCGATGTCCAAGCCATCATCCCCAGCACACGAGCTGCAGAGGGGTGCCTTTTCTACGCAGTTGCATTGGATGACGCGAGTGCCGGTCGCACACTGATCGTTGAGCGTTGGCAAGATCAAGAATCGCTGACAGCTCATCTCGACTCACCAAGGGTGTCGAACCTCCTGCAGAAATGGATGAACAGGGTAAGAGTCGATGTTTCGAAATTCGATGCTTCGAACGAGCGAACACTTCTCGATTTGTGA
- a CDS encoding thiamine pyrophosphate-requiring protein, whose translation MSDTVSDFLLRRLHAWGIRRIFGYPGDGINGIMGALDRAERSGLGLEFVQTRHEELAAFMACGHAKFTGEVGVCLATSGPGAIHLLNGLYDAKLDHQPVVAIVGQQARAALGGDYQQEVDLLSLFKDVAHEFVQMATTPAQVRHLVDRAVRIARDQRTVTCIVLPHDLQEQKAVEVPPRKHGTVHSGIDTSVLHVVPAESELRRAADVLNAGRKVAILVGAGALHATDEVIEVAERLGAGVAKALLGKAVVPDDLPFVTGAIGLLGTQPSWDLMAECDTLLMIGSSFPYSEFLPEEGQARGVQIDVDGRKLNLRYPMEVGLIGDSRQTLRALLPLLQPRADTGWRQRVERNVARWWQVLEARAMTEGERINPQRAFWELSARLPGQCILTCDSGSAANWYARDVKIRRGMMASLSGGLATMGPAVPYAIAAKFAHPDRHVIALVGDGAMQMNGMNGLISIANDWRQWGNPRLTVMVLNNGDLNQVTWEQRAMSGDPKYEASQVVPDFKYAEYARLLGLGGIRVTASKDLGPAWDAALQADVPTLIEVVADPNVPPLPPHITATQAKAYLSALWHRDPDAIDMIKNSARQWWATIFP comes from the coding sequence ATGAGCGACACGGTCAGCGATTTCCTTCTCCGGCGGCTGCATGCCTGGGGCATACGGCGCATCTTCGGCTACCCGGGCGACGGCATCAACGGCATCATGGGCGCGCTGGACCGAGCCGAGCGCTCGGGCCTCGGCCTCGAGTTCGTCCAAACGCGCCACGAGGAACTGGCGGCCTTCATGGCCTGCGGGCATGCCAAGTTCACCGGCGAAGTCGGGGTCTGTCTCGCCACCTCCGGCCCCGGCGCCATCCACTTGCTCAACGGCTTGTACGACGCCAAGCTGGACCACCAGCCGGTGGTGGCCATCGTCGGGCAACAGGCGCGTGCCGCTCTGGGCGGCGACTATCAGCAGGAGGTCGACCTGCTCAGCCTCTTCAAGGACGTGGCGCACGAGTTCGTGCAGATGGCGACAACGCCGGCCCAGGTCCGGCACCTGGTCGACCGTGCGGTCCGCATCGCCCGCGACCAGCGCACCGTCACCTGCATCGTGCTGCCACACGACCTGCAGGAGCAGAAAGCGGTCGAGGTCCCGCCGCGCAAGCACGGCACGGTGCACAGCGGCATCGACACCTCCGTGCTGCACGTGGTCCCGGCCGAGAGCGAATTGCGGCGCGCTGCCGACGTGCTGAATGCGGGTCGCAAGGTCGCCATCCTGGTGGGGGCCGGCGCACTGCACGCCACCGACGAGGTGATCGAGGTGGCCGAGCGGCTCGGGGCTGGCGTCGCCAAGGCGCTGCTCGGCAAGGCGGTGGTGCCCGACGACCTGCCCTTCGTGACCGGCGCGATCGGCCTGCTGGGCACCCAGCCGAGCTGGGACCTGATGGCGGAGTGCGACACCCTGCTCATGATCGGCTCCTCCTTCCCCTACTCCGAGTTCCTGCCCGAGGAAGGGCAGGCGCGCGGCGTGCAGATCGACGTCGACGGGCGCAAGCTGAACCTGCGGTATCCGATGGAGGTGGGCCTGATCGGCGACAGCCGGCAGACGCTGCGAGCCCTGCTGCCGCTGCTGCAGCCGCGAGCCGACACCGGATGGCGGCAACGCGTCGAGCGCAACGTGGCGCGCTGGTGGCAGGTGCTGGAGGCCCGCGCGATGACCGAGGGCGAACGGATCAATCCGCAGCGCGCATTCTGGGAACTGTCGGCCCGCCTCCCCGGCCAGTGCATCCTCACCTGCGACTCCGGCTCCGCCGCCAACTGGTACGCGCGCGACGTGAAGATCCGCCGGGGCATGATGGCTTCGTTGTCCGGCGGCCTCGCCACGATGGGGCCGGCCGTCCCCTACGCCATCGCCGCCAAGTTCGCGCACCCGGACCGCCACGTCATCGCGCTTGTCGGCGACGGCGCGATGCAGATGAACGGCATGAACGGGCTGATCTCGATCGCCAATGACTGGCGCCAGTGGGGCAACCCGCGGCTCACGGTGATGGTCTTGAACAACGGCGACTTGAACCAGGTGACCTGGGAGCAGCGCGCCATGTCAGGCGACCCCAAATACGAGGCCTCGCAGGTGGTGCCGGACTTCAAGTACGCCGAGTACGCCCGGCTGCTCGGGCTCGGCGGCATCCGCGTGACCGCCAGCAAGGATCTCGGGCCGGCCTGGGACGCGGCCCTGCAGGCCGACGTGCCGACGCTGATCGAGGTCGTCGCCGATCCCAACGTTCCGCCGCTGCCGCCTCACATCACCGCTACTCAGGCCAAAGCCTACCTGTCGGCGCTGTGGCACCGCGACCCGGACGCCATCGACATGATCAAGAACTCGGCCCGGCAATGGTGGGCCACGATCTTCCCGTGA
- a CDS encoding NAD(P)-dependent oxidoreductase — MREMNITVLGTGLMGLPMGKRLQEAGFTVTAWNRTREKALRLASHGARVAHTATQAAREADVVITMLEHGDAVDAVLFGQDVASVLKPGALVIDMSSIKPAEARRHAQRLAESGVGHLDAPVSGGTVGAEAGTLAIMVGGELADFERALPVFAPLGRATHVGPHGAGQLAKLANQMIVGITIGAVSEALLLCAKGGADIAKVRDAIRGGFAESRVLELHGQRMVENDFAKRAALTVQLKDLRNALETATDLQFNAPVTQLFEALYTSAAEHGLAEMDHSALFRELARQNGMGL; from the coding sequence ATGCGCGAGATGAACATCACTGTCCTGGGCACTGGACTGATGGGCCTGCCGATGGGCAAGCGGTTGCAAGAAGCGGGCTTCACCGTGACCGCCTGGAACCGCACGCGGGAAAAAGCACTGCGTCTGGCCTCGCACGGCGCCCGCGTCGCGCACACCGCCACCCAGGCGGCGCGTGAAGCCGACGTGGTGATCACGATGCTGGAGCATGGCGACGCGGTCGACGCGGTGCTGTTCGGCCAGGATGTGGCGTCGGTGCTCAAGCCAGGCGCGCTGGTGATCGACATGAGTTCCATCAAGCCCGCCGAGGCACGCCGGCACGCCCAGCGCCTGGCCGAGTCGGGCGTGGGCCATTTGGACGCGCCGGTCTCCGGCGGCACGGTGGGCGCCGAGGCTGGCACCTTGGCCATCATGGTGGGTGGCGAGTTGGCCGACTTCGAACGCGCCCTGCCCGTCTTCGCCCCCTTGGGCCGCGCCACCCATGTCGGCCCGCACGGCGCCGGCCAGCTGGCCAAGCTGGCCAACCAGATGATCGTCGGCATCACCATCGGCGCGGTGAGCGAAGCGCTGCTGTTGTGCGCCAAGGGCGGTGCCGACATCGCCAAGGTGCGCGATGCGATCCGCGGCGGTTTCGCCGAGAGCCGGGTGCTCGAACTGCATGGCCAGCGTATGGTCGAAAACGACTTCGCGAAACGGGCGGCGTTGACGGTGCAGCTGAAGGACTTGCGCAACGCGCTCGAGACGGCAACCGACCTGCAGTTCAACGCGCCGGTGACGCAATTGTTCGAAGCCTTGTATACGAGCGCCGCCGAGCACGGGTTGGCGGAGATGGATCACAGCGCCTTGTTTCGGGAGTTGGCGCGGCAGAATGGGATGGGGTTGTGA
- a CDS encoding c-type cytochrome: MRFHSLPSLRAASGYGLRRRLWAASVLAVMAACADGEAEAPGQRYTRVEGGDAQRGQRLLAQYQCGSCHAIPRVPGAVGTMGPSLEAFGRRSYIAGHVPNVPGPLQQWLQNPQALVPGTPMPALGVSADDARDMAAYLMSQP, encoded by the coding sequence ATGCGCTTTCATTCCTTGCCCTCACTGCGCGCCGCCTCCGGCTACGGCTTGCGCCGCCGCCTCTGGGCTGCGAGCGTGCTCGCGGTGATGGCCGCTTGCGCCGACGGGGAAGCGGAGGCCCCGGGGCAGCGCTACACCCGGGTCGAGGGCGGTGATGCTCAGCGGGGGCAGCGCCTGCTCGCCCAATACCAGTGTGGCAGCTGCCACGCCATCCCCAGAGTGCCGGGTGCGGTCGGCACGATGGGCCCGTCGCTGGAAGCGTTCGGCCGCCGCAGCTACATCGCGGGCCACGTTCCCAATGTGCCCGGCCCCTTGCAGCAATGGTTGCAAAACCCGCAGGCGCTGGTCCCGGGGACGCCGATGCCAGCCCTCGGTGTGTCCGCGGACGACGCACGCGACATGGCAGCCTACCTGATGTCGCAGCCATGA
- a CDS encoding LysR family transcriptional regulator, which yields MDIRRSFDNPFKAHLLSAMTEQISLERLTGIVAFARAASYGSFTAAAQSLSVSPSAVSKTIQRLEQQLGLRLFTRTTRSLVLTPEGRALHERALHLLRSAEDLVQSAAAVRSEPSGTLKIAAPLPIGTRLLAPALPEFRRRYPKLNIDLRLNDRFVNLVEEGIDVALRIGDLADSNLISRGLAPIRLSAFASPAYLAARGTPRRPEDLREHDCVNFRYQTSGQTLRWMFKVGSRTIEFTPDAAIVVDVSDAVAEVLVAGGGIGMAASWIAAPYLQRGLLVPVLTEFSVDTSTITAVWPESRRGSPNVKAFISFLEEVFASASPWDATIAGSKRG from the coding sequence GTGGACATTCGCCGTTCGTTTGATAATCCGTTCAAAGCTCACTTGTTAAGTGCCATGACGGAACAAATCAGCCTGGAGCGCCTCACCGGCATCGTCGCGTTTGCGCGCGCAGCGTCGTACGGCAGCTTCACGGCGGCGGCGCAATCGCTGTCTGTTTCGCCCTCGGCCGTCAGCAAGACCATCCAACGCCTCGAACAGCAACTGGGTCTGCGCCTTTTCACCCGAACGACCCGCTCGCTTGTCCTCACGCCTGAAGGACGTGCGTTGCATGAGCGGGCGTTGCACCTCCTGCGATCTGCCGAGGATCTCGTGCAGTCAGCGGCAGCGGTGCGGTCGGAGCCTTCTGGGACGCTGAAAATCGCAGCGCCGCTGCCCATCGGAACGCGTTTGCTCGCGCCGGCGCTGCCGGAGTTTCGTCGTCGCTATCCCAAGCTCAACATCGACCTCCGGCTGAATGACCGGTTCGTCAACCTCGTCGAGGAAGGGATCGACGTGGCGCTACGCATAGGCGATCTCGCCGACTCCAATCTGATCTCGCGCGGCTTGGCGCCGATCCGACTCAGCGCATTCGCTTCACCGGCATACCTTGCGGCGCGGGGGACGCCGCGCCGGCCAGAAGATCTCAGGGAACACGACTGCGTCAACTTCCGGTACCAAACGTCGGGGCAGACGCTGCGGTGGATGTTCAAGGTCGGAAGCCGCACCATCGAGTTCACGCCGGACGCGGCCATCGTGGTGGACGTCAGCGACGCGGTCGCGGAGGTGCTCGTCGCCGGTGGCGGCATCGGTATGGCGGCGTCGTGGATCGCAGCGCCCTACCTCCAGCGGGGACTGCTGGTGCCCGTCCTCACCGAGTTCTCGGTCGACACGTCGACGATCACTGCTGTTTGGCCCGAGAGCCGACGCGGAAGCCCGAACGTCAAGGCTTTCATCTCGTTCCTTGAGGAGGTGTTCGCGTCGGCCTCGCCGTGGGATGCCACGATCGCCGGGAGTAAGAGGGGGTAG
- a CDS encoding NADP-dependent oxidoreductase — translation MTTETMKAIRVHEFGGPEVLRYEDTPVPGPRPGEVLIRVHAVGVNPPDWYLRDGYRSLPPDWRPPVQLPVIPGSDVSGVVEAVAADVEGFAVGDDVFGMVRFPSFGGSAAYAEYVAAPASELSRKPAGIDHVHAAAAPMAGLTAWQYLIDLGHSEPNPFQAEKHRPVPLDGKSVLVNGAAGGVGHLAVQLAKWKGAHVIAVASSKHERFLRDLGVDEFIDYTKSAPEDVVRGVDLVLDTFGGPTTGRFLRTLKRGGALFPVYPLGFSGADEAAKLGVTVSATQVRSNGSQLAELGRLFEHDKVRVAIDSTFALADAQKAHERAARGRLQGKIVLTIA, via the coding sequence ATGACGACTGAAACGATGAAGGCAATTCGGGTCCATGAGTTTGGGGGTCCGGAGGTGCTGCGCTACGAGGACACGCCGGTACCTGGACCGAGGCCGGGCGAAGTTCTCATTCGCGTGCATGCCGTGGGCGTCAATCCGCCCGACTGGTATCTGCGCGACGGCTACCGCTCGCTTCCGCCCGACTGGAGGCCGCCTGTGCAATTGCCTGTCATTCCCGGGTCAGACGTATCGGGCGTCGTCGAGGCGGTCGCCGCAGACGTCGAAGGCTTTGCAGTCGGAGATGATGTTTTTGGCATGGTTCGGTTTCCGAGCTTTGGGGGGAGCGCCGCCTATGCCGAGTACGTTGCAGCCCCTGCCTCGGAGTTGTCACGCAAGCCCGCCGGCATCGATCACGTGCATGCCGCAGCGGCGCCGATGGCGGGACTCACCGCGTGGCAATACTTGATCGATCTTGGCCATAGCGAGCCGAACCCGTTCCAGGCCGAGAAGCATCGCCCCGTGCCGCTCGACGGCAAATCGGTGCTCGTCAATGGCGCCGCTGGCGGCGTGGGGCACCTGGCGGTGCAGTTGGCCAAATGGAAGGGAGCGCACGTCATCGCCGTCGCATCGAGCAAGCATGAGCGGTTCCTGCGCGACCTCGGCGTCGACGAATTCATCGACTACACGAAGAGTGCTCCCGAGGACGTGGTACGTGGTGTGGATCTCGTCCTCGATACCTTCGGCGGTCCCACGACGGGTCGATTCCTGCGCACACTGAAGCGCGGCGGCGCCTTGTTCCCGGTGTACCCCTTGGGCTTTTCCGGTGCCGACGAAGCCGCAAAGCTGGGCGTCACGGTCTCGGCAACCCAGGTGCGTTCCAATGGTTCGCAACTTGCCGAACTCGGGCGCTTGTTCGAACACGACAAGGTGCGTGTGGCCATCGACAGCACATTTGCGCTTGCCGATGCTCAAAAGGCTCACGAACGAGCTGCCCGCGGGCGGCTCCAAGGGAAGATCGTGCTCACGATCGCGTGA
- a CDS encoding c-type cytochrome — translation MKQNIFVTLIVAFVLACLAAAGVVWGGFYDISATSSHTQPVYSLLETAMRRSVVLRSRDIKAPPLGDAAKISRGAFCYRELCVQCHGGPGVAPSAIGMSLQPLPGPLIDAARRWRAEELYWITKHGVKMSGMPAWEVRLSEADLWSVVAFLQALPEMSPRDYDNTVAAAAPRPQCPAPANDATETAGGNPGSPAQARLLLRQYACVTCHVIPGVTGSDTQLGPPLAGLARRSLLPGGLANSEDNLVRWIRHPRGVDPLTAMPDLGVTEEHARQMAAYLLEH, via the coding sequence ATGAAGCAGAACATCTTTGTCACCCTGATCGTCGCCTTCGTGCTCGCCTGCCTCGCGGCCGCAGGGGTCGTCTGGGGCGGCTTCTATGACATCTCGGCCACCAGCAGCCACACGCAGCCGGTCTACAGCCTGCTGGAGACGGCCATGCGCCGCTCCGTCGTGCTGCGCTCGCGTGACATCAAGGCGCCTCCGCTCGGGGACGCGGCCAAGATCTCGCGCGGCGCCTTTTGCTATCGCGAGTTGTGCGTCCAGTGCCACGGCGGGCCGGGTGTCGCGCCCAGTGCGATCGGGATGAGCCTGCAGCCGCTGCCCGGCCCGCTGATCGACGCGGCGCGGCGCTGGCGGGCCGAGGAGCTGTACTGGATCACCAAGCATGGCGTCAAGATGAGCGGGATGCCTGCTTGGGAAGTGCGGCTGAGCGAGGCGGACCTGTGGTCGGTGGTGGCGTTTCTCCAAGCTCTGCCGGAGATGTCGCCAAGAGACTATGACAACACCGTGGCCGCCGCCGCACCGCGACCACAATGCCCGGCTCCTGCCAACGACGCCACTGAAACCGCCGGCGGGAACCCGGGCTCTCCAGCGCAGGCCCGCTTGTTGTTGAGGCAGTACGCCTGCGTCACGTGCCACGTCATCCCGGGCGTGACGGGATCTGACACCCAGTTGGGTCCGCCCCTGGCCGGGCTCGCGCGGCGTTCCTTGTTGCCGGGCGGATTGGCGAACTCAGAAGACAACCTGGTCCGGTGGATACGCCACCCCCGCGGGGTCGATCCGCTCACCGCCATGCCGGATCTCGGCGTGACGGAGGAACATGCGCGCCAGATGGCGGCCTACCTGCTGGAGCATTGA